The proteins below are encoded in one region of Mangifera indica cultivar Alphonso chromosome 7, CATAS_Mindica_2.1, whole genome shotgun sequence:
- the LOC123221239 gene encoding S-adenosylmethionine synthase has translation METFLFTSESVNEGHPDKLCDQISDAVLDACLEQDPDSKVACETCSKTNMVMVFGEITTKANVDYEKIVRNTCRNIGFVSDDVGLDADNCKVLVCIEQQSPDIAQGVHGHLTKRPEEIGAGDQGHMFGYATDETPELMPLSHVLATKLGARLTEVRKNGTCPWLRPDGKTQVTVEYYNDKGAMVPVRVHTVLISTQHDETVTNDEIAADLKEHVIKPVVPEKYLDEKTIFHLNPSGRFVIGGPHGDAGLTGRKIIIDTYGGWGAHGGGAFSGKDPTKVDRSGAYIVRQAAKSIVASGLARRCIVQVSYAIGVPEPLSVFVDTYGTGKIPDKEILKIVKENFDFRPGMIAINLDLKRGGNGRFLKTAAYGHFGREDPDFTWEVVKPLKWEKLQE, from the coding sequence ATGGAGACTTTCCTATTCACATCTGAATCTGTGAACGAGGGTCACCCAGACAAGCTGTGCGATCAGATTTCTGACGCAGTTCTTGACGCTTGTCTCGAACAAGATCCGGATAGCAAAGTTGCCTGTGAAACTTGTAGCAAGACTAACATGGTTATGGTTTTTGGTGAAATCACAACCAAAGCTAATGTAGACTATGAGAAGATTGTTCGTAACACTTGTCGTAACATCGGATTTGTTTCTGATGATGTTGGTTTGGATGCTGATAATTGTAAAGTTTTAGTTTGTATTGAGCAACAGAGTCCCGATATTGCTCAGGGAGTCCATGGTCATCTCACCAAACGCCCTGAGGAAATTGGTGCTGGTGACCAAGGTCATATGTTTGGTTATGCAACAGATGAGACACCAGAGCTTATGCCTCTCAGTCATGTTCTTGCTACCAAGCTTGGAGCTCGTCTTACCGAGGTTCGGAAGAATGGAACTTGCCCATGGTTAAGACCTGATGGGAAGACCCAAGTCACTGTTGAGTATTACAATGACAAGGGTGCAATGGTTCCTGTTCGTGTGCACACAGTTCTGATCTCTACACAGCATGATGAAACTGTTACTAATGATGAGATTGCTGCTGATTTGAAAGAGCATGTTATTAAGCCTGTTGTCCCAGAGAAGTACCTTGATGAGAAGACTATCTTCCATCTGAATCCTTCTGGCCGTTTTGTTATTGGTGGGCCTCATGGTGATGCAGGTCTAACCGGCCGTAAGATCATTATCGATACTTACGGTGGTTGGGGAGCTCATGGTGGTGGTGCATTCTCTGGGAAGGATCCAACCAAGGTGGACAGAAGTGGAGCTTATATCGTCAGGCAGGCCGCCAAGAGTATTGTTGCCAGTGGACTTGCTCGCCGGTGCATTGTCCAGGTCTCGTATGCTATTGGTGTACCTGAACCCTTGTCTGTGTTTGTCGACACATATGGAACTGGAAAGATTCCAGACAAGGAGATTCTCAAGATCGTCAAGGAGAACTTCGACTTCAGGCCTGGTATGATTGCCATTAACCTTGATCTAAAGAGGGGTGGCAATGGCAGGTTTCTGAAGACTGCCGCCTATGGGCATTTCGGAAGGGAGGACCCTGACTTCACATGGGAGGTGGTGAAGCCTCTCAAGTGGGAAAAACTGCAAGAGTAA